A single region of the Salvelinus sp. IW2-2015 linkage group LG20, ASM291031v2, whole genome shotgun sequence genome encodes:
- the LOC111981189 gene encoding myocardin-related transcription factor A, translating into MHAGVRPWLQCSGLVTAALAELLLCTNCHWWLIILLSHYLSPSFFPLLSFHSFVLSSLHSSFSPSETDFPKVAGEISSFDEDSSDTLSPEQPIGQESPLGHGPLPSPPDALACNSTPTQFLTQVPPPPPPLPPFYGPCQPVKLXNGTAVLRTXPALIKSQPKPTSERPXQRSKKPKDNKPKVRKLKYHQYIPPDQKADHEPPPQLDSTYAKILHQQQLFLQLQILNQQQQHYNYHTILPAPPKPLTDQPPPTNGPSPSPAXPAPSTSSXSQSAPSXQNVTHVGGATXGCLPPNLDDLKVAELKHELKLRSLPVSGTKNDLIERLRNYQAQQNSRGGGSATTTTAGGATVSGAGAPKTNHPTQQQQKQLLLLQQQQQQLSQHQALSSVVHQSGDAGVVTLATFPFMTTAPQQIMHFGSTSSSPPVSPAPSERSLAGMSPDETSCNGDAFGEMVSSPLTQLSLHPSPQHRGTIKEELSGSAPTACQFSIAALQKRLQVAPPSVNKDQMLQEKDKQIEELTCMLRQKQRLVETLRVQLEQGXRGGRDAPPEXLGLVRVKEEPPDIPSIPSTFCPIARSPTPSQCHMEVTKMTIKQEVGDVEEAVEPSLEAPPQQVQLEQIQAQQRSQLEQLKVQQTQQINALQLAQQQALQQLLLQQNQQNXQKHRSQQRKKKSHKQQLKQQQQQLLSQQQQQIQSKNQQLLQSKHQHQQILQEQQQLKSQQVSQMFLNQQSRSTTSFPLDLLKTHSTPTLVTDSNGNHFLIALTNHCAENQGSETPQGTPHSKATNRIILQRLQSTPTKLPSQSPLQLSSSDTQSKPKTQPGLVKQPTRKGQKVGLQVSTNHSPGVALSFSAPPNLQPFFPNDDSSPSEKDASPSPPAQTEDLSPGLDHEPLFSPPSPKQTPSPNPPDDKDNGSTQHMDDLFDILIQTGEISATFKPAPDPSLARLRPNTPSPSHSQAPSPLQLQLHFSPPTPPEPETPKPGPGEEEELQAPATVDQDVSNTGSGRLEDFLESTTGKPLLGVEPGGPLTLIDDLHSQMLSTPSILDHTSSPMDTYELSGYTANPPGLNFGDHALDSMDWLDITMGGASNEIAGLAPLGPLGPHTPPSVFSADFLDSSDLQLHWDSCL; encoded by the exons ATGCATGCAGGAGTCAGACCGTGGCTCCAGTGTAGCGGTCTGGTGACCGCAGCTCTGGCTGA ATTGTTGCTTTGTACGAACTGTCACTGGTGGCTCATTATTCTACTTTCTCACTATTTAtctccctcttttttccctcttctctcttttcactcttttgttctttcttctcttcattcctctttctctccctcagagACAGACTTCCCCAAGGTTGCTGGGGAGATATCCTCCTTTGATGAGGACAGTAGTGATACTCTCTCTCCTGAGCAGCCCATTGGTCAGGAGTCTCCGCTGGGCCACGGCCCTCTGCCCTCTCCCCCTGACGCCCTAGCTTGCAACAGCACCCCCACACAGTTTCTCACTCAGGTTCCTCCgccaccccctcctcttcctcccttctatGGGCCCTGCCAACCAGTGAAGTTGARCAATGGGACAGCAGTTCTGAGAACCRCCCCTGCACTGATCAAG TCYCAGCCAAAGCCCACCTCAGAGCGCCCCCYTCAGCGATCCAAGAAGCCCAAGGACAACAAGCCCAAGGTGAGGAAGCTGAAGTACCACCAGTACATCCCCCCGGACCAGAAGGCCGACCACGAGCCGCCCCCTCAGCTGGACTCCACCTACGCCAAGATCCTCCACCAGCAGCAGCTCTTCCTCCAGCTGCAGATCCtcaaccagcagcagcagcactacaACTACCACACCATCCTTCCTGCACCGCccaa ACCACTAACAGATCAACCACCTCCCACCAAtggcccctctccttctccggcCKTRCCCGCCCCCTCGACATCCTCCTMCAGTCAAAGTGCACCRAGCCRGCAGAATGTCACACATGTGGGAGGGGCCACASCAGGTTGTTTGCCTCCTAACCTGGACGACCTGAAG GTGGCTGAACTGAAGCATGAGCTCAAACTGCGGAGCTTGCCTGTATCAGGCACCAAGAATGACCTCATCGAGCGGTTGAGGAACTACCAGGCTCAGCAGAACAGTCGTGGTGGTGGTAGTGCAACAACTACAACAGCAGGGGGTGCCACAGTGTCTGGGGCTGGAGCTCCCAAAACCAACcacccaacacaacaacaacaaaaacaactactactactacaacagcagcaacagcaactttcccaacaccaggccctgtcctctgTGGTCCACCAATCAGGAGATGCAGGTGTGGTAACCTTGGCAACCTTCCCGTTCATGACCACTGCTCCACAGCAGATCATGCACTTTGGCAGCACTAGCTCCTCCCCGCCTGTCTCTCCTGCCCCCTCGGAACGCTCGCTAGCTGGGATGAGTCCAGATGAGACGAGCTGTAATGGAGACGCATTTGGGGAGATG GTAAGCTCTCCCCTCACCCAGCTaagcctccatccctccccacaGCACCGTGGCACTATCAAAGAGGAGTTGAGTGGCTCGGCCCCAACAGCCTGCCAGTTCTCCATAGCTGCTCTGCAGAAACGCCTGCAAGTAGCACCCCCGTCTGTGAACAAGGACCAGATGCTGCAGGAGAAGGACAAGCAGATCGAGGAGCTGACGTGCATGCTAAGGCAGAAACAGCGGCTGGTGGAGACCCTGCGCGTCCAGCTGGAACAGGGCAAKAGAGGGGGCCGGGACGCCCCCCCAGAAMCCCTGGGCCTTGTCAGGGTGAAGGAAGAGCCCCCAGACATCCCCAGCATCCCCTCCACATTTTGCCCCATTGCCCGCTCCCCGACCCCTTCCCAGTGCCACATGGAGGTCACCAAGATGACCATCAAGCAGGAGGTCGGGGATGTGGAAGAGGCCGTSGAGCCGTCCTTGGAAGCCCCACCTCAGCAGGTGCAGCTGGAGCAGATCCAGGCACAGCAGCGGTCGCAGCTGGAGCAGCTGAAGGTGCAGCAGACGCAGCAGATCAACGCGCTGCAGCTGGCACAGCAGCAGGCCYTGCAGCAGCTGCTCCTACAGCAGAACCAGCAGAATMTGCAGAAACACCGCTCACAGCAGAGGAAGAAGAARTCCCACAAGCAACAGctcaagcagcagcagcaacagctacTGTCCCAACAACAACAGCAGATACAATCAAAGAACCAACAGCTGTTACAGTCAAAGCATCAACATCAGCAGATATTGCAGGAACAACAGCAGCTGAAGTCACAACAG GTGTCTCAGATGTTCCTCAATCAGCAGTCGCGCTCCACCACTTCCTTCCCCTTGGATCTCCTCAAGACACACTCCACACCTACCCTGGTGACAGACAGCAACGGCAACCATTTCCTCATCGCACTGACCAATCACTGTGCCGAGAACCAAGGGAGTGAAACGCCACAAGGCACTCCACATAGCAAAGCAACCAATCGCATCATACTGCAG AGACTGCAGTCAACTCCCACCAAGCTGCCCAGCCAATCCCCTCTTCAGTTGTCCAGCAGTGACACCCAATCAAAACCGAAAACTCAACCAGGCCTTGTGAAACAGCCAACCAGAAAG GGGCAGAAGGTGGGGCTGCAGGTGTCAACCAATCACTCCCCAGGGGTCGCGCTCTCCTTCTCTGCCCCGCCCAATCTCCAGCCTTTCTTCCCCAATGATGACTCCTCCCCTTCTGAAAAAGacgcctccccctctcctccagctcaAACG GAGGATTTGAGTCCAGGTCTTGACCATGAAcccctgttcagccctccttctCCCAAACAGACGCCCTCCCCTAACCCACCGGATGACAAG GATAATGGATCCACCCAGCATATGGACGACCTCTTCGACATCCTGATTCAAACAGGAG aaaTCTCAGCCACCTTCAAACCAGCGCCCGACCCTTCCCTGGCGCGACTGCGCCCCAACACCCCTTCCCCTTCCCACTCTCaggccccctcccctctccagcttCAACTCCACTTCTCGCCCCCCACCCCTCCCGAACCCGAGACCCCCAAGCCGGGcccaggggaggaggaagagctgcAGGCGCCTGCCACCGTTGATCAGGACGTAAGCAACACAGGAAGTGGACGTCTGGAGGACTTCCTGGAGAGCACCACGGGCAAACCCCTCCTGGGGGTGGAGCCTGGCGGGCCCCTGACCCTGATTGACGACCTTCACAGTCAAATGCTGAGCACCCCCAGCATCCTGGACCACACATCCTCGCCCATGGACACCTATGAGCTGTCGGGCTACACGGCCAACCCCCCTGGCCTGAACTTCGGAGACCATGCCCTGGACAGCATGGATTGGCTGGATATCACCATGGGAGGGGCGAGCAACGAGATTGCAGGGCTCGCCCCACTGGGTCCCCTGGGCCCCCACACGCCCCCCAGCGTCTTCTCAGCGGACTTTCTGGACAGTTCAGACCTGCAGCTCCACTGGGACTCCTGCTTATAG